In a single window of the Ancylothrix sp. D3o genome:
- a CDS encoding ABC-2 family transporter protein — protein MNKIINIVKTLLVTYYAYMLEYRAELFLWAISGSLPFILMGIWIKAAGQGAGYGLEPVQFARYFLAAFIVRQMNVVWVIWEFEKEVVQGKLSPRLLQPIDPVWHHLISHISERFARFPFILGLILLFFALYPASFWVPSVGNILLFLLIVIVAFCLRFLIQYTFAMFAFWIERASAIEQFWFLIYLFLSGMIAPLDVFPDAVRTVVEWTPFPYLVYFPAALLVGLPVNVGRGLLVMLAWSAVFFVLNRWLWKKGLKHYSGMGA, from the coding sequence ATGAATAAGATAATTAACATAGTTAAGACTTTATTGGTTACTTATTATGCTTATATGTTGGAGTATCGGGCTGAGTTGTTTTTGTGGGCTATCTCAGGTTCTTTGCCTTTTATTTTGATGGGAATTTGGATTAAAGCAGCCGGTCAAGGGGCGGGATATGGTTTAGAGCCGGTGCAGTTTGCTCGCTATTTTTTAGCCGCGTTTATTGTGCGGCAAATGAATGTGGTATGGGTAATTTGGGAGTTTGAAAAAGAAGTTGTTCAAGGTAAGCTTTCACCTCGTTTATTGCAGCCTATTGATCCCGTTTGGCATCATTTAATTTCTCATATTTCGGAAAGATTTGCTCGGTTTCCTTTTATTTTGGGGCTGATTTTGTTATTTTTTGCCCTTTATCCGGCTTCGTTTTGGGTGCCATCTGTGGGCAATATTTTGTTGTTTTTGCTCATCGTTATTGTTGCTTTTTGCTTGCGGTTTTTGATTCAATATACGTTTGCAATGTTTGCCTTTTGGATAGAAAGAGCAAGCGCTATTGAGCAATTTTGGTTTTTGATTTACCTCTTTCTTTCTGGAATGATTGCACCTTTAGATGTGTTTCCTGATGCAGTGCGAACGGTGGTAGAGTGGACTCCGTTTCCTTATTTAGTCTATTTTCCAGCCGCGTTGTTGGTAGGATTGCCGGTGAATGTTGGGCGCGGTTTATTGGTAATGTTGGCTTGGAGTGCAGTGTTTTTTGTCTTGAATCGTTGGTTATGGAAAAAAGGTTTAAAACATTATTCTGGTATGGGTGCGTAA
- a CDS encoding ATP-binding cassette domain-containing protein: protein MSIIIAEDLTKVYPVAVKEPGFAGTVKHFFRRTYRQVEAVKKVSFEIQPGEVVGFLGANGAGKTTTLKMLTGLIYPSAGKLRVAGQIPFERHASFLQKITLVMGQKQQLIWDLPALDSLKINSAVYGISDSEYRLRVGELTEMLSLQGKLNQPVRKLSLGERMKAELMAALLHRPEVLFLDEPTLGLDVNAQVGVREFLREYNQKYQATVLLTSHYMADITALCKRVILIHQGQLIYDGSLDGLLERFAPYREVKLELAHPLSDLEAKKGVSLDIYGEVEEIEGQSVRLLVRRDELTGTVAKILADLEVLDLTITDPPIEEVIGRVFRSGVV, encoded by the coding sequence ATGTCAATTATTATCGCTGAAGATTTAACAAAAGTCTATCCGGTGGCGGTCAAAGAACCGGGATTCGCCGGCACCGTAAAACACTTTTTCCGCCGCACCTACCGGCAAGTAGAAGCCGTAAAAAAAGTTTCCTTTGAAATTCAACCAGGAGAAGTTGTGGGTTTTTTAGGCGCAAATGGTGCCGGGAAAACCACTACTTTAAAAATGCTCACCGGCCTAATTTATCCCTCAGCCGGAAAACTGCGCGTCGCGGGGCAAATTCCCTTTGAACGCCACGCATCTTTTCTGCAAAAAATCACCCTTGTTATGGGGCAAAAACAACAGTTAATCTGGGATTTACCGGCTCTTGATTCACTGAAAATTAACAGCGCTGTTTATGGCATTTCTGATAGTGAATATCGCTTGCGGGTGGGAGAATTAACAGAAATGTTATCATTGCAAGGAAAATTAAATCAGCCCGTGCGGAAACTGTCTTTAGGCGAACGCATGAAAGCCGAATTAATGGCAGCCTTATTACACCGGCCTGAAGTATTATTTTTAGATGAGCCTACTTTGGGGCTTGATGTAAATGCACAAGTCGGAGTGCGAGAATTTTTGCGAGAATATAATCAAAAATATCAAGCAACCGTCTTATTAACAAGTCATTACATGGCAGATATTACGGCTTTATGTAAGCGTGTGATTTTAATTCACCAAGGGCAATTAATTTATGATGGCAGTTTAGATGGTTTGTTGGAAAGATTTGCACCCTATCGGGAAGTTAAATTAGAGTTAGCGCATCCTCTCTCAGATTTAGAAGCAAAAAAAGGCGTTTCTTTAGACATTTATGGAGAGGTTGAAGAAATAGAAGGGCAATCAGTGCGTTTGTTGGTGCGTCGAGATGAGTTAACGGGGACTGTTGCTAAGATTTTGGCTGATTTGGAGGTGCTAGATTTAACCATCACCGATCCACCCATTGAGGAGGTGATAGGGCGAGTTTTTCGTAGTGGAGTTGTTTGA
- a CDS encoding type II toxin-antitoxin system PemK/MazF family toxin, translated as MTTGTSSFEPKRGEIWRVEFDPTIGDEIQKTRPAIVISADGLEGLELRLVVPITGWKASMVRFSWLVKVHPSPQNGLTKLSAANPLQTRSVSLERFSRKLGVIEDTQLQLVLLGLSVVIKYP; from the coding sequence ATGACAACTGGGACGAGCAGTTTTGAACCGAAAAGAGGAGAAATTTGGCGGGTAGAATTTGACCCCACAATAGGGGATGAAATTCAAAAAACCCGCCCTGCTATTGTCATTAGTGCTGATGGTTTGGAAGGATTAGAACTGCGTCTCGTGGTTCCGATTACTGGTTGGAAAGCTTCAATGGTTAGGTTTTCTTGGCTTGTAAAAGTACACCCTTCGCCGCAAAACGGTTTAACAAAACTTTCGGCGGCGAATCCTTTGCAAACTCGTTCGGTTTCTTTAGAACGCTTTTCAAGAAAATTGGGGGTAATTGAAGACACCCAGTTACAATTAGTTTTGTTAGGCTTGAGTGTTGTAATTAAATACCCTTAA
- a CDS encoding DNA adenine methylase — MLPSLSPKISPRPFLKWAGGKTQLLEQYQPYFPASLETYYEPFLGGGAVFFNWQPKQAFLSDINGELINTYCCVRDEVEALIMLLQEHQLKHNKDYYYEMRAGGCGSNLERAARFIYLNKTCFNGLYRENSKGQFNVPVGRYKNPSICNPDLLRSASAALKFAQIEVKSFDAVLELARDSRDFVYFDPPYHPISNTSNFTSYSRFSFSENDQIRLKDTFAILANRGVKVMLSNSDCFLIRELYQDFKIHVISASRSINSNTKKRGKITELLITSY; from the coding sequence ATGTTACCTTCTCTCTCACCGAAAATTTCCCCGCGTCCATTTTTGAAATGGGCTGGCGGGAAAACGCAATTGCTTGAACAATATCAACCCTATTTTCCGGCTTCTTTAGAAACTTACTATGAGCCGTTTTTAGGCGGCGGTGCTGTATTTTTTAATTGGCAACCAAAGCAGGCTTTTTTATCCGATATTAATGGGGAATTAATTAATACTTATTGTTGTGTTAGAGATGAAGTTGAAGCATTAATTATGCTTTTGCAAGAGCATCAATTGAAACACAATAAAGATTATTATTATGAAATGCGGGCCGGTGGCTGTGGCTCCAACTTGGAAAGAGCAGCACGTTTTATTTATTTGAATAAAACTTGTTTTAATGGTCTTTACCGCGAGAATTCTAAAGGACAATTTAATGTGCCGGTGGGTAGATATAAAAACCCCTCAATTTGCAACCCTGATTTATTGCGCTCAGCTTCAGCCGCCTTAAAATTTGCCCAAATAGAAGTCAAAAGCTTTGACGCAGTTTTAGAACTCGCAAGAGATAGCAGAGATTTTGTTTATTTTGACCCTCCCTATCATCCCATCAGCAACACCAGTAATTTTACAAGTTATAGTCGTTTTTCCTTTAGCGAAAATGACCAAATTCGCCTCAAAGATACATTTGCTATTTTGGCAAACCGGGGGGTAAAAGTGATGCTTTCTAATTCAGATTGTTTCTTGATCAGAGAACTGTACCAAGACTTTAAAATTCATGTCATTTCGGCTTCGAGATCCATTAACTCCAACACAAAAAAACGCGGAAAAATCACGGAATTATTAATCACTTCTTATTGA
- a CDS encoding metallophosphoesterase → MKLKRRDFLFLGSLTGLGLIFTGKFWQGKPAFSRSGFTPPPTAEEQATLMALKLNKPLFRFVSVADTGTGGTGQYAVANAMFRYHEQTAFDMVILAGDNIYNNGEISKVEQVFEKPYEKLLEAGVKFYACLGNHDVRTDNGDPQVKYPKFNMNGRRFYTFRRDNLQFFALDTNRNADWKTQLPWLENELSKSDAVWKIVFGHHPCYSSGIHGSNVEIREMLAPLFLKYGVQLYINGHDHNYERIRSINGTTFLTCGAGADTRAVGRSEVTAYSRSELSFVAYDVYAGHIVLSAIDTQNQIFDQGVVLMGKV, encoded by the coding sequence ATGAAGCTAAAACGACGCGATTTTCTTTTTTTAGGCAGTCTCACCGGTTTAGGTTTAATATTTACTGGCAAGTTTTGGCAGGGAAAACCGGCCTTTAGCAGAAGTGGTTTTACGCCTCCGCCTACAGCAGAAGAACAAGCGACGCTGATGGCTTTAAAGTTAAATAAACCGCTATTTCGGTTTGTTTCGGTAGCGGACACAGGCACCGGCGGAACGGGTCAATATGCGGTGGCAAATGCGATGTTTCGTTATCACGAACAAACGGCTTTTGATATGGTGATTTTGGCGGGCGATAATATTTATAATAATGGCGAAATCAGCAAAGTTGAACAGGTTTTTGAAAAACCTTACGAGAAGCTTTTAGAAGCTGGGGTCAAGTTTTATGCTTGTTTGGGAAATCACGATGTTAGGACTGATAATGGCGATCCCCAGGTAAAATATCCAAAGTTTAATATGAATGGCCGGCGCTTTTATACGTTTCGCCGCGATAATTTGCAATTTTTTGCTTTAGATACAAATAGAAATGCTGATTGGAAAACACAACTTCCCTGGTTAGAGAATGAACTCAGCAAAAGTGATGCTGTTTGGAAAATTGTATTTGGTCATCACCCTTGTTATTCATCAGGAATACATGGTTCAAATGTGGAAATTAGAGAAATGTTAGCGCCGTTGTTTTTGAAATATGGGGTGCAACTTTATATTAATGGTCACGACCATAATTATGAACGGATTCGCTCTATTAATGGTACTACTTTTTTAACTTGTGGGGCCGGTGCTGATACTCGCGCTGTGGGCCGGTCGGAGGTAACAGCTTATTCAAGGAGTGAGTTAAGTTTTGTTGCTTATGATGTTTATGCCGGCCATATTGTGCTAAGTGCAATTGATACCCAAAATCAAATTTTTGATCAGGGAGTTGTGTTGATGGGGAAAGTTTAA
- a CDS encoding tetratricopeptide repeat protein: MTAQQSYEQGITKNRRGDFKGAIVDFTQSLTFNPLFAEAYNQRGQAYYYQKEYQKAVEDFTRALQLDPLLVKALFYRGNTWRKLGENQKAVEDLTLVIARQYRLDAAYNNRGLAYANLQDYAAAIEDYGRALKINTTNYKFYYNRGRAYYLAGDKQAAIRDFDTTLRLNIKYTKAYINRGLSYYHIAEYHQAIQNYNLALKLEPRNVYAYYNRGCVYSHLKDYHSAIQDYSKAVEIDPTFVKAFMNRGLAKLKSGDEPGANKDFYHVMCINAEAYTFYQAQRGTPEGKPVAKQAPQIDYSNRSKYFNTTISVWDKEDVSQLGTHPVFLEGEFLDG; this comes from the coding sequence ATGACTGCACAACAATCATACGAGCAAGGCATCACAAAAAATCGCCGGGGCGACTTTAAGGGGGCAATTGTTGATTTTACGCAGAGTTTGACGTTTAATCCGCTGTTTGCTGAGGCTTATAATCAGCGGGGACAGGCTTATTATTACCAAAAAGAGTATCAAAAAGCGGTGGAGGATTTTACGAGGGCTTTGCAACTCGATCCGCTTTTAGTGAAGGCGCTTTTTTATCGCGGGAATACTTGGCGGAAGTTAGGGGAAAATCAAAAAGCTGTGGAAGATTTAACTCTGGTTATTGCTCGTCAATACCGGCTGGATGCTGCTTATAATAATCGGGGTTTAGCTTATGCAAATTTACAAGATTATGCAGCGGCTATCGAAGATTATGGCAGGGCTTTAAAAATTAATACGACGAATTATAAATTTTACTATAATCGCGGACGCGCTTACTATTTGGCGGGAGATAAACAGGCGGCTATTCGAGATTTTGATACGACGTTGCGTTTAAATATAAAGTACACGAAGGCATATATTAATCGGGGGCTTTCTTATTATCACATTGCTGAGTATCACCAAGCAATTCAAAATTATAATCTGGCTTTGAAGTTGGAGCCGAGAAATGTTTATGCTTATTACAATCGGGGCTGTGTGTATTCGCATTTAAAAGATTATCACAGTGCGATTCAAGATTATAGTAAGGCGGTGGAAATTGATCCGACTTTTGTTAAGGCTTTTATGAATCGTGGTTTGGCAAAGTTAAAGTCTGGAGATGAGCCTGGTGCGAATAAGGATTTTTATCATGTGATGTGTATTAATGCGGAGGCTTATACGTTTTATCAAGCGCAAAGAGGCACTCCAGAAGGTAAGCCGGTGGCTAAACAAGCTCCTCAAATTGATTACAGTAATCGTAGTAAATATTTCAATACAACGATTAGTGTTTGGGATAAGGAAGATGTTAGCCAGTTGGGTACTCATCCGGTGTTTTTGGAGGGGGAATTTTTGGATGGTTGA
- a CDS encoding N-acetylmannosamine-6-phosphate 2-epimerase, which yields MNAIQQIEKKLIVSCQAPADSPLHDPYVISAMAKAAINQGAAGVRIDTPAHVKAVKERLGAGVPVIGLWKQLLPGYDVYITPLFQDAKAIAEAGADIIAVDATLRNRPEKLEVLIKRIHDELGLPVMADVDTIEAAMAAVDAGADLVGTTLYGYTADTKNFPPPGLDLLVQMVEKLYVPVICEGGISRPVQAKQALDLGAYAVVVGGAITGIDLLAKAYQAALVKADE from the coding sequence ATGAATGCTATTCAACAAATCGAAAAAAAGTTAATCGTTTCTTGTCAAGCACCGGCAGACTCACCTTTACATGATCCCTACGTTATTTCGGCTATGGCAAAGGCGGCTATTAATCAAGGCGCGGCGGGGGTGAGAATTGATACACCGGCTCATGTTAAAGCGGTGAAAGAAAGGCTGGGTGCGGGGGTGCCGGTGATTGGTTTATGGAAGCAATTGTTACCAGGATATGACGTTTATATTACGCCGTTATTTCAAGATGCCAAGGCTATCGCAGAGGCCGGTGCTGATATTATTGCTGTGGATGCAACGTTGCGGAATCGTCCGGAAAAGTTAGAAGTTTTAATTAAGAGAATTCACGACGAATTAGGGTTGCCGGTGATGGCAGATGTGGATACCATAGAAGCAGCAATGGCAGCGGTTGATGCGGGTGCTGATTTGGTGGGTACTACGCTTTATGGATATACCGCTGACACAAAAAATTTTCCTCCGCCAGGGTTGGATTTGTTGGTTCAAATGGTAGAAAAGTTGTATGTGCCGGTGATTTGTGAGGGTGGGATTTCTAGGCCGGTGCAAGCCAAGCAAGCGTTAGATTTGGGTGCGTATGCTGTGGTTGTCGGGGGTGCAATCACTGGCATTGATTTACTGGCCAAAGCTTATCAAGCTGCGCTGGTGAAGGCTGATGAATGA
- the ftsH4 gene encoding ATP-dependent zinc metalloprotease FtsH4 codes for MSIKDKPQQPRSRLIGNILLLVSGGFLLVNLFLPQLFGPQIPRVPYSIFIEQVQDGNVTRVSVGQDNIRYQLKDENGQPGQILATTPIFDLELPKRLEEKGVEFAAAPPSNNGWFSSLLSWIIPPLIFVGIWQFFLGRGGGGPQGALSITKSKAKVYVEGESAKTTFADVAGVEEAKVELAEIVEFLKAPQRFTAIGARIPKGVLLVGPPGTGKTLMAKAVAGEAGVPFFSISGSEFVELFVGAGAARVRDLFEQAKKKAPCIVFIDELDAIGKSRASGNFMGGNDEREQTLNQLLTEMDGFAATEATVIVLAATNRPETLDPALLRPGRFDRQVLVDRPDLSGRQAILEIYARKVKLGPDIDLKMIATRTPGFAGADLANLVNEAALLAARSRRETVAQADFSEAIERVVAGLEKKSRVLNEKEKKIVAYHEVGHALVGSLMPGGGKVAKISIVPRGMAALGYTLQLPTEDRFLMDEAELRGQIATLLGGRSAEEVVFGSITTGASNDLQRATDLAERMVTTYGMSKVLGPLAYEKGQQNSFLGEGGMNPRRAVSPETAKAIDGEVKEIVENAHQQALDILNQNRDLLEEIAQRILEVEVIEGDQLQNLLAQVRSPEKVAAGV; via the coding sequence ATGAGTATAAAAGACAAGCCTCAACAGCCTCGCTCACGTTTAATCGGTAATATTCTGTTATTGGTATCGGGGGGTTTTTTGCTGGTAAATTTATTTTTGCCGCAATTATTTGGCCCACAAATTCCACGAGTTCCTTATAGCATATTTATCGAGCAAGTGCAAGATGGAAATGTGACGCGGGTTTCGGTGGGTCAAGATAACATTCGCTATCAACTCAAAGATGAAAACGGCCAGCCGGGTCAAATTTTAGCAACGACGCCAATTTTTGATTTAGAATTGCCAAAACGTTTAGAAGAAAAAGGCGTGGAATTTGCCGCAGCGCCGCCGTCTAATAATGGTTGGTTTAGTAGTTTATTAAGTTGGATTATTCCGCCATTAATTTTTGTAGGAATTTGGCAATTTTTCTTAGGTAGGGGTGGCGGCGGGCCGCAAGGTGCGCTTTCAATTACTAAAAGTAAAGCTAAAGTTTATGTCGAAGGCGAATCGGCTAAAACTACATTTGCTGATGTGGCTGGAGTTGAAGAAGCGAAAGTTGAGTTAGCAGAAATTGTGGAGTTTTTAAAAGCACCGCAACGGTTTACGGCTATTGGGGCTCGTATTCCTAAAGGGGTGTTATTAGTGGGCCCTCCAGGGACAGGAAAAACCCTGATGGCGAAAGCGGTTGCAGGGGAGGCCGGTGTGCCATTTTTCAGCATATCTGGTTCCGAATTTGTTGAGTTATTTGTAGGGGCCGGTGCAGCGCGAGTTAGAGATTTATTTGAACAAGCGAAAAAGAAAGCTCCTTGTATTGTTTTTATCGATGAATTAGATGCGATTGGCAAATCTCGCGCCAGCGGTAATTTCATGGGTGGAAATGATGAACGCGAGCAAACTTTAAACCAATTGCTGACAGAAATGGATGGTTTTGCTGCTACGGAAGCAACCGTGATTGTTTTAGCAGCAACTAACCGACCAGAAACGCTTGATCCGGCCTTATTGCGACCGGGACGTTTTGACCGGCAAGTGTTAGTTGATCGTCCCGATTTATCAGGCCGGCAAGCTATCTTAGAAATCTATGCTCGCAAAGTCAAATTAGGGCCGGATATTGATCTTAAAATGATTGCTACCCGTACTCCTGGTTTTGCGGGTGCAGACTTAGCAAACCTGGTTAATGAAGCGGCACTTTTAGCGGCAAGATCGCGCCGAGAAACTGTTGCTCAAGCTGACTTTTCCGAAGCCATTGAGCGCGTAGTGGCCGGTCTTGAAAAGAAAAGCCGCGTCCTCAATGAAAAAGAAAAGAAAATTGTCGCTTATCACGAAGTTGGTCATGCTTTAGTAGGTTCCTTAATGCCGGGTGGCGGGAAAGTTGCAAAAATCTCAATTGTGCCGCGAGGAATGGCTGCTTTAGGCTACACTTTACAACTACCCACCGAAGACCGTTTCTTGATGGATGAAGCAGAATTACGCGGTCAAATTGCCACTCTTTTAGGAGGCCGGTCAGCCGAGGAAGTTGTATTTGGCAGCATCACCACCGGCGCTTCCAATGACTTGCAACGCGCTACGGATTTAGCAGAAAGAATGGTGACAACTTATGGGATGAGTAAAGTGCTTGGCCCTCTGGCTTATGAAAAAGGTCAACAAAACAGTTTTCTGGGTGAAGGTGGTATGAATCCTCGCCGCGCTGTTAGTCCCGAAACTGCCAAAGCTATTGATGGAGAAGTGAAAGAAATTGTCGAAAATGCTCACCAACAAGCGCTGGATATTTTAAACCAAAACCGCGATTTATTGGAAGAAATTGCTCAGCGAATTTTGGAGGTGGAGGTGATTGAGGGAGATCAATTGCAAAATCTCTTAGCTCAAGTACGTTCGCCTGAAAAGGTGGCGGCTGGGGTTTAA
- a CDS encoding GAF domain-containing hybrid sensor histidine kinase/response regulator, whose product MPTSLTLRRNLPLATFERLRLVLRSYAERLGRVQILSQDILATVAVAPQTSKRFMLVISPEFSGLVLGIEGEERTGWQDPLNEVLKVEITFDIDSISGFIGQLKEEVKANPLALAQIEEARKMLQPSDSKIPGEIYLELMEILVPSEPSSTTETGFPCVSVCQPVEEALGQQLEQERLLNQVTSQIRQSLELPEILSTAVEQVRRFLQVDRLLIYQFDFSQGLGTKAVQNSNRNGRKWDDKENGWGRITYESRLAENIPSVLNLSEEDVCFIRIPNFRKKYCKGFTQAIEDTKIAYSFSPCFLDFMDRVQARAKLIAPIIVADELWGLLIAHQCFEPRRWQEKEQVFLKQIAEHLAVAINQAQLYAELQQQKQTLEERVIERTQELYDALIAAQAASRTKSEFLSTMSHELRTPLTCVIGMSSTLLRWSFGQLNQKQRSYLQTIHDSGEHLLNLINDILDLSQVEAGKTVLNITEFSLSQLAVSVAQPFKEKAQSFEVELEVELRIEREQDLFKADQRRVKQIVYNLLSNAVKFTPAGGKVILRVWLENNAAIFQVEDTGIGIPESQRPLLFQKFQQLDTSYHRKYGGTGLGLALTKQLIELHGGWIEVESIVDIGSTFTVCLPSQTINTNTIPLDVPVEHFPHGLIILIQGDEETATMLCDILTTADYQVVWMIEGSTALEQIEFLQPTTIIIDTALPGLDSYEIIQNLRQNPATEKIKILLLTDLENLQNSAEDFVANADDYLTKPFQPQEVLYKMAALSIS is encoded by the coding sequence ATGCCGACCTCTTTGACTTTACGCCGAAATTTACCTTTAGCCACCTTTGAACGTCTGCGCCTGGTGTTACGCTCTTATGCGGAACGCTTGGGGCGAGTGCAGATATTATCCCAAGATATTTTGGCAACTGTTGCCGTTGCCCCGCAAACCAGCAAACGCTTTATGCTAGTAATATCCCCGGAGTTTAGCGGGTTGGTGTTGGGGATAGAGGGGGAAGAAAGAACCGGCTGGCAAGATCCTCTAAACGAAGTTTTGAAGGTTGAAATTACGTTTGATATTGACAGTATTAGCGGGTTTATAGGGCAGTTGAAAGAAGAGGTAAAAGCAAACCCGCTGGCGCTCGCGCAGATAGAAGAAGCCAGAAAAATGCTGCAACCAAGTGATAGCAAAATTCCTGGCGAAATTTATTTAGAATTAATGGAAATTTTAGTGCCATCAGAACCCTCTAGCACGACAGAGACAGGATTTCCCTGCGTGTCGGTATGCCAGCCGGTAGAGGAAGCTTTAGGCCAACAACTTGAACAAGAAAGACTTTTAAATCAAGTCACAAGCCAGATCCGGCAAAGTTTAGAATTGCCGGAAATTTTATCAACAGCAGTGGAGCAAGTGCGGAGATTTTTGCAAGTAGATCGGCTGCTGATTTATCAGTTTGATTTTAGCCAAGGATTAGGGACAAAAGCGGTACAGAATAGCAATAGAAATGGCCGAAAATGGGATGATAAAGAGAATGGTTGGGGACGCATTACCTACGAATCGAGACTAGCAGAAAATATACCTTCTGTGCTGAATTTAAGCGAGGAGGATGTCTGTTTTATTCGGATTCCCAACTTCCGAAAAAAATACTGTAAAGGTTTTACACAAGCGATAGAAGATACCAAAATAGCGTATAGTTTTTCACCTTGTTTTTTAGACTTTATGGATCGGGTGCAAGCGAGGGCAAAATTAATTGCACCGATTATTGTAGCAGATGAACTGTGGGGATTATTGATTGCCCATCAGTGTTTTGAACCGCGCCGGTGGCAAGAAAAAGAGCAAGTATTTCTCAAACAAATTGCCGAACATTTAGCGGTGGCGATTAATCAAGCCCAACTTTATGCCGAGTTGCAGCAACAAAAACAAACCTTAGAAGAACGGGTGATTGAGCGCACGCAAGAACTCTATGATGCTTTGATTGCGGCTCAAGCTGCCAGCCGGACAAAAAGCGAATTTCTTTCGACAATGAGCCACGAATTGCGAACTCCTTTAACTTGTGTGATTGGGATGTCTTCAACGCTATTGCGTTGGTCTTTTGGACAGTTAAATCAAAAGCAACGCAGTTATTTACAAACGATTCACGACAGTGGCGAACATTTGCTGAATTTAATTAATGATATTTTGGATTTATCGCAAGTGGAGGCCGGCAAAACGGTTTTAAATATTACGGAGTTTTCGCTTTCGCAATTGGCTGTTTCGGTGGCTCAACCTTTTAAGGAAAAAGCGCAAAGTTTTGAGGTTGAATTAGAAGTTGAATTACGAATTGAACGAGAACAAGATTTGTTTAAAGCCGACCAACGACGGGTTAAACAAATTGTTTATAATTTGCTGAGTAATGCGGTTAAATTTACGCCGGCTGGTGGCAAAGTGATTTTACGGGTTTGGTTAGAAAATAATGCGGCAATTTTTCAGGTGGAAGACACCGGCATTGGAATTCCTGAAAGCCAGCGTCCTTTATTGTTTCAAAAATTCCAACAATTAGATACCTCTTATCATCGCAAATATGGGGGCACCGGCTTAGGTTTAGCTCTTACGAAACAACTTATAGAACTACACGGCGGTTGGATTGAGGTAGAATCAATTGTTGATATCGGTTCAACTTTTACGGTTTGTTTGCCATCTCAAACAATTAATACTAATACAATTCCTTTGGATGTGCCGGTGGAACACTTTCCGCACGGCCTGATTATTTTAATACAAGGAGATGAAGAGACCGCAACAATGCTCTGCGATATTTTAACCACCGCAGATTATCAAGTTGTTTGGATGATAGAAGGTTCCACAGCCCTTGAGCAAATTGAGTTTTTGCAGCCGACTACAATTATTATAGATACGGCATTACCCGGACTGGATAGTTATGAAATTATCCAAAATCTGCGACAAAATCCGGCCACCGAAAAAATAAAAATTTTGCTTTTAACAGATTTAGAAAACTTGCAAAATTCCGCCGAAGATTTTGTGGCGAACGCCGATGATTACCTAACAAAACCTTTTCAACCCCAAGAAGTTTTGTACAAAATGGCGGCTTTGAGCATTTCTTAA